In Blastopirellula sp. J2-11, a single genomic region encodes these proteins:
- a CDS encoding ExbD/TolR family protein: MAVKVKKSSALLALNITPLIDVVFLLLVFFMVMTRFDEEDYKLEVALPAASEAQPLIAQPRELIINIDADGKYHVQGDFVSLEQVEKILQQTSANNPDAAVIIRADRRCRLEFPVSVMNACNKVHLTNYSLTTSAPERID; this comes from the coding sequence ATGGCGGTAAAAGTCAAAAAAAGCTCCGCCTTATTGGCGTTGAACATTACTCCGTTGATCGACGTTGTGTTCTTGTTGCTCGTCTTCTTTATGGTGATGACGCGGTTTGACGAAGAAGACTACAAGCTGGAAGTAGCGCTGCCGGCCGCCAGCGAAGCGCAGCCGTTGATCGCTCAGCCGCGCGAGTTGATCATCAATATCGACGCCGACGGCAAGTATCACGTGCAGGGCGATTTCGTCTCGCTGGAGCAAGTCGAGAAAATATTGCAGCAAACCTCCGCCAACAATCCGGACGCCGCGGTGATTATTCGCGCTGACCGACGATGCCGGTTGGAGTTTCCGGTTAGCGTGATGAACGCCTGCAATAAGGTTCACTTGACGAACTACTCGTTAACCACGTCCGCGCCTGAGCGCATTGACTGA